The following proteins are co-located in the Silene latifolia isolate original U9 population chromosome 1, ASM4854445v1, whole genome shotgun sequence genome:
- the LOC141650096 gene encoding uncharacterized protein LOC141650096 encodes MEGSRKMVYKSWTAVCSPWLEGGFNVKELLSWNKALLSRWILKLAHATTEGGLWHNWISTYLLKSDTIWTVQCKDSHPESFKNILRVRDYWLQLAGTADRAVASLLESPAAGKFNVSKAYEQLRSKNRRKVWIRSMTGIEIFPYHRIITLLAASKQLATINNIIKRGLPLVNKCSMCKQHAETHHHLFFRCPYSNSILESMLAWMNIPWVGIDLVSAFQWTAKQKHMRHWKSKWLRCSLAATVYFIWKEEM; translated from the coding sequence ATGGAAGGCAGTAGGAAGATGGTGTATAAAAGCTGGACTGCAGTATGTTCTCCCTGGCTAGAGGGTGGTTTTAATGTCAAGGAACTACTTTCCTGGAATAAAGCTTTGTTATCACGGTGGATCTTGAAACTAGCTCATGCAACTACTGAAGGTGGGCTCTGGCATAATTGGATATCAACTTATCTGCTTAAGAGTGACACCATATGGACTGTTCAATGCAAAGATAGTCACCCTGAGAGTTTCAAAAACATTTTGAGAGTGAGAGATTACTGGTTGCAGTTGGCTGGTACTGCTGACAGGGCTGTTGCAAGTCTCTTAGAAAGCCCTGCAGCTGGCAAATTTAATGTTTCCAAAGCTTATGAGCAGCTCAGATCAAAGAATAGAAGAAAAGTATGGATCAGAAGTATGACTGGAATAGAGATTTTCCCTTATCATAGAATAATCACCCTGTTAGCTGCATCTAAACAGCTTGCTACAATAAATAATATCATTAAGAGAGGTCTTCCTCTGGTTAATAAATGCAGCATGTGTAAGCAGCATGCTGAAACTCATCACCATTTGTTTTTCAGATGCCCTTACTCCAATAGCATTCTGGAAAGTATGCTTGCCTGGATGAATATCCCCTGGGTAGGCATTGACCTTGTTTCTGCTTTCCAATGGACTGCCAAACAGAAGCACATGAGGCACTGGAAGTCAAAATGGCTCAGGTGTAGCCTAGCTGCTACTGTCTACTTCATTTGGAAGGAAGAAATGTAG